One window of the Gemmatimonadota bacterium genome contains the following:
- a CDS encoding class I SAM-dependent methyltransferase: MKRRAESEYDAIAEAYKDSKQLSFRQYIEEYTLFQMLGDISGMKALDLACGEGFYTRKLKLAGAGEVLGVDVSAEMIRLAEAEERARPTGCRYLNQDAAALVLDEPVDLVVAMYLLNYARDANELLRFVQAAYGALKPGGRFVCFNDNVLNVPGGTVSYARYGFEKEYRGTPAGATPSEGDPIVYRFMNDDGTRFEFNNYYLSPGTYRRAFDEAGFAGFHWVDPQLHPSERDNDYWDEFMAAPPIIGFAAVRE; the protein is encoded by the coding sequence ATGAAGCGACGAGCCGAATCCGAATACGACGCCATCGCCGAGGCCTACAAAGACTCCAAGCAACTGTCCTTTCGTCAGTACATCGAGGAATACACGCTTTTCCAAATGCTTGGGGACATTAGCGGGATGAAAGCGCTCGACCTGGCCTGCGGCGAGGGGTTCTACACACGCAAGCTGAAACTTGCCGGCGCCGGGGAGGTTCTCGGCGTCGACGTATCGGCCGAAATGATCCGGCTGGCCGAGGCCGAGGAACGCGCGCGGCCCACGGGTTGCCGGTACCTGAACCAGGACGCGGCGGCCCTGGTCCTGGACGAGCCGGTCGATCTCGTCGTGGCCATGTACCTACTGAACTACGCCCGAGACGCGAACGAACTTCTGCGCTTCGTCCAGGCGGCCTACGGCGCGCTGAAGCCGGGCGGGCGGTTCGTGTGTTTCAACGACAACGTCCTGAATGTGCCCGGTGGCACGGTCTCATACGCCCGGTACGGATTTGAAAAGGAGTACAGAGGAACGCCGGCCGGGGCGACGCCGTCCGAAGGCGACCCCATTGTCTACCGGTTCATGAACGACGACGGCACGCGGTTCGAATTTAACAACTACTACCTCTCACCGGGAACCTATCGGCGGGCTTTCGATGAAGCCGGCTTTGCCGGTTTTCACTGGGTCGACCCGCAGTTGCATCCGTCCGAGCGGGACAACGATTACTGGGACGAATTCATGGCCGCACCGCCCATCATCGGGTTCGCGGCGGTCAGGGAGTGA